In Lepus europaeus isolate LE1 chromosome 8, mLepTim1.pri, whole genome shotgun sequence, a single genomic region encodes these proteins:
- the DDIT4L gene encoding DNA damage-inducible transcript 4-like protein, with protein MVATGSLSSKNPASISELLDHGYHPGSLLSDFDYWDYVVPEPNLNEAIFEETTCQNLVKMLENCLSKSKQTKLGCSKVLVPEKLTQRIAQDVLRLSSTEPCGLRGCVIHVNLEVESVCKKLDRIVCDSSVVPTFELTLVFKQENCSWTSFRDFFFSRGRFSSGIRRTLILSSGFRLVKKKLYSVIGTTVIEEY; from the exons ATGGTTGCAACCGGCAGTTTGAGCAGTAAGAACCCGGCCAGCATTTCAGAGTTGCTGGACCATGGCTACCACCCGGGGAGCCTGCTGAGTG ATTTTGACTACTGGGATTATGTTGTTCCTGAGCCCAACCTCAACGAGGCGATATTTGAGGAGACAACCTGCCAGAATTTGGTTAAAATGCTGGAGAACTGTCTGTCCAAATCAAAGCAAACCAAACTCGGCTGCTCCAAGGTCCTTGTCCCCGAGAAACTGACACAGAGAATTGCTCAAGATGTCCTTAGGCTCTCTTCCACGGAGCCCTGTGGTCTCCGAGGTTGTGTTATCCATGTGAACTTGGAAGTTGAAAGTGTGTGTAAAAAGCTGGATAGGATTGTGTGTGATTCTAGTGTGGTGCCCACTTTCGAGCTGACTCTTGTGTTTAAGCAGGAGAATTGCTCGTGGACTAGCTTCAGGGACTTCTTCTTCAGCAGAGGTCGGTTCTCATCCGGCATTAGGCGAACGCTGATCCTCAGCTCAGGATTTCGACTTGTTAAGAAAAAGCTGTACTCAGTGATTGGAACGACAGTCATTGAAGAGTACTAA